The Arachis hypogaea cultivar Tifrunner chromosome 16, arahy.Tifrunner.gnm2.J5K5, whole genome shotgun sequence genome contains a region encoding:
- the LOC140180158 gene encoding uncharacterized protein, protein MPKHFTLPSSLEPYKGIGDPRAHIKKFQSMMFFNGPNNEPVLCRAFPTYLDGAALLWFSKLPAGSISSFEELARSFIDYFAAARIYVHGSDYLSTIRQGPQESLKDYMTRFTEATMEIQDLNPAVHLHALKAGLRLGKFRETIAITKPKTLEEFRERAAGQMEIEELREANRTERKPRKEEDRIPRSAINKELAKPFKLTPKFDNYTRFNTRREKIIKEILNTKIIKPPARAGSYQDQRFVDKSKHCVFHQKYRHTTDECVIAKDLLERLARQGLLDKYIEGRKHKEGDRDKEERQQTSAKKEANKWPNNSPPKGVINCISGGFAGGGETNSARKRSYRTMLAIEGTTPRSSKDASDLEITFNQEDISSAAPHSDDPVVISIQTGDLLVRKVLLDPGSSADVLFYTTFLKMKISERLIQPSSRELVGFSGERVPIKGYIWLRTMMGNHPLSRTIDIQYLIVDCPSPYNIILGRPALNMFKAIVSTFHLCVKFQAQDGAIATLHSDRQQARQCYNASLRRSAPRQGFQQEVKVIHNTSEVLSLAELDPREDTQERPQPADELQEVQLTAKPEQVTYIGQALQGKERTKLVKVLQDNADLFAWTPADMPGIDPNIICHKLTTNQTNRPIAQKKRNLGAEKSKAALEETKKLLKANFIKEIRFTTWLSNVVMVRKNSGKWRMCVDFTDLNKACPKDAYPLPCIDKLVDSASGFKSLSFMDAYSGYNQILMHPEDQSKMAFITEHGNFCYRVMPFGLKNASATYQRLMDKVFHHQIGRNMEIYVDDMVAKTTQEKSHCDNLKEISE, encoded by the coding sequence ATGCCAAAGCACTTTACACTACCTTCCTCGCTCGAGCCATATAAGGGGATTGGTGACCCCCGGgctcatattaaaaaatttcaatctatgatgttttttaatgGACCTAATAACGAACCTGTGCTTTGCAGAGCTTTCCCTACTTACCTTGACGGAGCTGCTCTACTTTGGTTTTCAAAGTTACCTGCTGGGTCAATCTCTTCTTTTGAAGAGTTAGCAAGGTCCTTCATAGACTACTTTGCAGCAGCACGAATTTACGTACACGGATCGGACTACCTCAGCACTATCCGCCAGGGTCCCCAAGAAAGTTTGAAAGATTATATGACCAGATTTACAGAAGCGACCATGGAAATACAAGACCTGAACCCAGCCGTCCACCTACACGCCCTCAAGGCTGGTCTACGGCTTGGAAAGTTCAGAGAAACAATCGCAATCACAAAGCCGAAGACGTTAGAGGAATTTCGAGAAAGAGCGGCCGGACAAATGGAGATCGAAGAACTCCGTGAAGCCAACAGAACAGAAAGAAAACCTAGAAAAGAGGAAGATAGGATACCAAGGTCGGCGATTAATAAAGAGCTCGCCAAACCGTTCAAGCTCACCCCAAAATTCGACAACTACACCAGGTTCAACACAAGGAGGGAAAAGATAATCAAAGAAATACTCAACACTAAAATCATCAAACCACCAGCAAGGGCTGGGAGCTACCAGGATCAGAGATTTGTCGACAAAAGTAAACACTGTGTCTTCCACCAAAAGTACAGACACACAACCGACGAGTGCGTGATAGCTAAAGATCTATTGGAGAGATTAGCTAGACAAGGCCTCCTAGATAAATACATCGAAGGAAGAAAACACAAAGAGGGAGATAGAGACAAAGAAGAACGCCAACAAACCTCGGCGAAGAAGGAAGCCAATAAATGGCCCAACAACTCACCACCTAAAGGGGTCATAAACTGCATATCAGGAGGATTCGCCGGAGGAGGTGAAACAAACTCGGCAAGAAAGCGCAGCTATCGCACAATGCTGGCAATAGAAGGGACAACACCACGTAGCAGCAAGGATGCATCTGACCTAGAAATCACTTTCAACCAAGAGGATATATCCTCGGCCGCACCACACTCAGACGATCCAGTAGTAATTTCTATCCAGACAGGCGACTTGTTGGTAAGAAAAGTCCTCCTGGACCCAGGTAGCAGTGCCGATGTTCTGTTTTATACtacttttttaaaaatgaaaatatccGAAAGACTTATACAACCCTCCTCCAGAGAATTAGTCGGATTCTCTGGAGAAAGGGTGCCAATCAAGGGTTACATATGGTTGAGGACAATGATGGGAAATCACCCATTATCACGCACCATTGACATACAATATCTTATAGTTGACTGCCCTAGTCCTTATaacattatccttggaagacctgcCCTGAACATGTTCAAGGCAATAGTTTCAACTTTTCATCTATGTGTCAAATTCCAGGCACAGGACGGAGCGATAGCGACACTCCATTCAGACCGGCAACAAGCTCGACAATGCTATAATGCAAGCCTAAGAAGGTCGGCTCCGAGACAAGGGTTCCAGCAAGAGGTCAAAGTAATTCATAACACAAGTGAGGTACTCTCTCTGGCAGAGCTTGACCCTCGTGAGGACacccaagaaaggcctcaaccaGCAGACGAACTACAAGAAGTCCAGCTGACGGCGAAGCCTGAACAAGTTACATACATCGGTCAAGCACTACAAGGTAAAGAAAGAACCAAGCTTGTAAAAGTATTGCAAGACAACGCGGACCTATTTGCTTGGACTCCAGCAGATATGCCAGGAATAGATCCAAACATAATCTGCCACAAGCTCACTACCAACCAAACAAACCGACCTATAGCCCAGAAGAAAAGGAATCTCGGAGCAGAAAAATCAAAGGCAGCACTAGAAGAAACCAAGAAACTGCTCAAAGCTAACTTCATCAAAGAAATCAGATTTACCACATGGCTTTCaaacgtggtaatggtaaggaaaaactcaggtaaatggcgcatgtgtgtcGACTTTACAGATTTAAATAAGGCATGCCCCAAAGATGCCTATCCTTTACCTTGTATTGATAAACTCGTAGACAGTGCATCAGGTTTCAAAAGcttgagcttcatggatgcatactctggttaCAACCAGATACTCATGCATCCAGAAGACCAAAGCAAAATGGCATTTATAACTGAGCATGGAAATTTTTGTTATAGagtaatgccatttggtctaAAGAATGCAAGTGCAACCTACCAACGCCTGATGGACAAGGTATTCCATCACCAAATAGGTCGGAACATGGAAATTTATGTCGACGATATGGTCGCCAAGACCACCCAGGAGAAGTCACACTGCGACAACCTTAAAGAGATATCCGAATAG